From Chloroflexota bacterium, the proteins below share one genomic window:
- a CDS encoding tetratricopeptide repeat protein, which yields MQSLLPLLPLPLLKLLNTAESSSDLLAEQRFHAIVMFADIADFTALSDQAGDLGARGTEQLTLVLNQVFEAMIDLIQTAGGVVWGFSGDALTALFCYKTPQQTPIALQALRCSLAIQAAMNQFQTNTLINEFVAIRLTMKIGLAHGELICGMAGLPQQRLVPLLVGQPLIESSLVETQALEGEIGLTAELWHIVQPYVEAQARDNYYWLQRCQPGASITQPSLSPAQLPARAEMFIHPLIAKRLADNQASFINEHRLVYVLFAQLRVEQSPQGLASMREWASMLTAISAQYDGYLSHVTAGDKGITSMILFGAPIAHEDDPLRILDCALGVREQTHQLGYQSALGLTSGVVYCGLVGSTIRQDYTTIGDSINVAARLMEQAEPDQILVSMELAHHTQTQFDWQVLPAVMLKGKPQPIALMALQQRASAASVRLPEVASNLRLIGRASELATLLSVTGQALTGHGQIMAIVGDPGIGKSHLINAYLQQVDTDHWNIYRGECEAYGENSPYLVWNAIWRAFFCIEPNWDLATQIRVLNFQLELIDPSLLNRLPLLGTIFNLAIPANETTALLEPQMQKLAREAVLIQALRLRAMRQPLILILEDCHWIDPLSADLLWAISQVIEHLPICIILGYRPAIQNELISQRLPQLSYWGSVTLHEFNQGEASQLVAYKMQHWLGEQQISSSLAAHLINQAEGNPFYLEELLNYVHTQGLDLNDAAVISKLQLPASLSSLILSRIDQLNQHQQLTIKIASIIGRLFKLHWLWGVYPQLGDYQAIQTDLEILDRLDLTIKHSFEPEIAYIFKHMLTYEVTYESLTYATRSTLHEQFGHFLEQHYADDPSYLDVICYHFTRSDNHRKKIEYLWKAAKTAQQSYANEAALLFYRQLLTLLPAAEHWSVLLPIGEILQIVGKPQAAIEAYQSIIQALPSTADAAIKGLWSIGKIYGELGQFEQGLTWLEQARTSYLKLGNAEGVAEVLIDIANILWQQGYYDQGLAHVQQSLDHWRQLANPLGMARALFQLGVILSDQRRYAEAYHALEQSLALRREAGDLFAMASSLNDLGIIAFDRGDYTTAEHLYTEAFTIRRDLGFIRGMAQSLSNLANAVFVSGDYQRTRELLEQALIYRRQVGHQRGIAISLAHLGNTYAALGDFKAAWNNHRDAFVVRCTINHRLGIAQSQVAMGFLALRTGDFYQAYGLFQQSIHGFLVLDDQRGLAENLVGFGCVAAGLLKYQLAHQFMLAAETIIVSLNTIFEPEFRDGHAWLKRQLNQDLPDLLSLSEANNASTIETLLKLSYRLY from the coding sequence ATGCAATCATTATTGCCATTGCTTCCCCTACCGTTGCTTAAACTCCTGAATACGGCAGAATCTTCAAGTGATCTTTTGGCAGAACAGCGATTTCATGCGATTGTTATGTTCGCTGATATTGCGGACTTTACCGCATTAAGTGATCAAGCTGGTGATCTTGGTGCTCGTGGCACTGAGCAGTTAACGTTAGTGCTAAACCAAGTCTTTGAAGCAATGATCGATCTGATTCAGACAGCTGGTGGAGTTGTTTGGGGCTTTAGCGGTGATGCATTGACGGCACTTTTTTGCTATAAAACTCCTCAGCAAACACCGATTGCCCTGCAAGCTTTGCGTTGTAGCCTTGCAATTCAAGCAGCGATGAACCAATTTCAGACCAATACGTTAATCAATGAGTTTGTAGCTATTCGTTTAACGATGAAGATTGGGTTAGCTCATGGTGAGCTTATCTGTGGTATGGCAGGCCTTCCACAACAACGCTTAGTGCCGTTATTAGTTGGCCAACCTCTAATTGAAAGTAGTTTGGTTGAAACCCAAGCACTAGAAGGGGAGATTGGTTTAACTGCTGAGCTTTGGCATATTGTTCAGCCCTATGTCGAAGCCCAAGCCCGCGATAATTATTATTGGCTCCAACGCTGCCAACCTGGAGCATCAATCACTCAACCTAGCTTGTCACCTGCACAATTGCCTGCTAGAGCTGAAATGTTTATCCATCCATTAATTGCCAAGCGCTTAGCTGACAATCAGGCCTCATTTATCAATGAACATCGGCTTGTGTATGTCTTATTTGCTCAACTACGGGTTGAGCAATCACCGCAGGGGCTTGCAAGCATGCGCGAGTGGGCGAGCATGCTCACGGCAATTAGTGCTCAGTATGATGGGTATCTCAGCCATGTAACGGCTGGCGATAAAGGCATCACAAGTATGATCTTATTTGGTGCGCCAATCGCCCATGAAGATGATCCTTTGCGGATTTTAGATTGTGCTTTAGGTGTGCGTGAGCAAACTCATCAATTAGGCTATCAATCTGCCTTAGGTCTAACCAGTGGAGTGGTTTATTGTGGGCTGGTAGGTTCGACTATTCGCCAAGATTATACAACGATTGGGGACTCAATTAATGTGGCTGCTCGCTTGATGGAGCAGGCTGAACCTGACCAGATTTTGGTGAGTATGGAACTGGCTCACCATACGCAGACGCAGTTTGATTGGCAAGTCTTACCTGCGGTTATGCTCAAAGGTAAGCCTCAACCAATTGCCCTGATGGCGCTTCAACAACGAGCTTCGGCAGCATCAGTCCGTTTGCCTGAGGTCGCAAGTAATCTGCGATTAATCGGGCGTGCTAGCGAATTAGCAACATTGTTAAGCGTAACTGGACAAGCCTTGACAGGCCATGGACAGATTATGGCGATTGTTGGCGATCCAGGGATTGGCAAATCGCATTTGATTAATGCTTATCTCCAACAAGTTGATACTGACCACTGGAATATTTATCGTGGGGAATGCGAAGCCTATGGCGAAAATAGCCCTTATTTGGTTTGGAACGCAATTTGGCGAGCTTTTTTCTGCATTGAACCAAATTGGGATCTGGCAACCCAGATTCGGGTTTTAAATTTTCAACTGGAGTTGATCGATCCAAGCCTCCTTAATCGCTTGCCATTGCTGGGAACGATATTTAATTTGGCGATTCCCGCCAACGAAACGACAGCATTACTTGAGCCACAAATGCAAAAATTGGCGCGTGAAGCAGTTTTAATCCAAGCTTTACGGCTACGGGCAATGCGTCAACCGCTGATCTTAATTCTAGAAGATTGCCATTGGATCGACCCACTTTCAGCTGATTTGTTGTGGGCAATTAGCCAAGTAATTGAACACTTGCCGATTTGCATCATTTTGGGCTATCGTCCAGCGATTCAGAATGAGTTGATTAGTCAGCGTCTACCGCAATTATCATATTGGGGTAGCGTGACGCTCCATGAATTTAATCAGGGCGAAGCAAGCCAATTGGTTGCTTATAAAATGCAGCATTGGCTTGGTGAGCAACAGATATCGAGCTCATTGGCGGCCCATTTAATCAATCAAGCTGAGGGTAATCCGTTTTATCTCGAAGAATTGCTTAATTATGTTCATACGCAAGGCTTAGATCTGAATGATGCTGCGGTTATTAGCAAATTACAACTGCCCGCCAGCCTTTCGAGCTTAATTTTAAGCAGAATTGATCAACTCAATCAGCACCAACAATTGACGATCAAAATTGCAAGTATTATTGGGCGGTTATTTAAGCTCCATTGGTTATGGGGTGTTTATCCACAGCTTGGCGATTATCAAGCAATTCAAACTGATCTTGAAATACTTGATCGTCTGGATTTAACGATTAAGCATAGTTTTGAGCCAGAGATTGCCTATATTTTCAAGCATATGTTAACGTATGAAGTGACCTATGAAAGCTTAACCTATGCTACACGATCGACCTTGCATGAGCAATTTGGCCATTTTCTTGAGCAGCATTATGCCGATGATCCAAGCTATCTCGATGTGATTTGCTATCACTTTACGCGCAGTGACAATCACCGCAAGAAAATTGAATATTTGTGGAAGGCGGCTAAAACGGCACAACAATCTTATGCCAATGAAGCTGCTTTATTGTTCTATCGGCAACTCCTCACCTTATTACCAGCAGCCGAACATTGGTCAGTCCTATTGCCAATAGGCGAGATTCTTCAGATTGTTGGTAAGCCGCAAGCAGCGATTGAGGCATATCAAAGCATTATTCAAGCCTTACCGTCTACTGCCGATGCTGCGATTAAGGGGCTTTGGAGTATTGGCAAGATTTATGGCGAACTTGGTCAGTTCGAGCAAGGCCTAACGTGGTTGGAGCAAGCCCGAACCAGTTATTTAAAGCTAGGTAACGCTGAGGGTGTCGCCGAAGTTTTAATTGATATTGCTAATATTTTATGGCAACAAGGCTATTATGATCAAGGCCTTGCTCATGTGCAGCAAAGTCTTGATCATTGGCGACAACTAGCCAATCCATTGGGAATGGCCCGTGCTTTATTTCAATTGGGTGTAATTCTATCCGATCAACGGCGTTATGCCGAGGCTTATCATGCTTTGGAGCAAAGTTTAGCGCTTCGTCGCGAGGCGGGCGATCTTTTTGCTATGGCAAGTTCACTGAATGATTTAGGAATTATTGCCTTTGATCGTGGTGATTATACAACGGCTGAGCATTTGTATACCGAAGCTTTTACAATTCGACGTGATCTGGGCTTTATCCGTGGGATGGCTCAATCGTTAAGTAATTTGGCTAATGCTGTCTTTGTATCAGGTGATTATCAACGAACCCGTGAATTGTTAGAACAAGCCTTGATCTATCGACGGCAAGTTGGACACCAACGCGGAATCGCCATCTCGCTGGCACATTTAGGTAATACTTATGCAGCACTAGGCGATTTTAAGGCTGCTTGGAACAATCATCGCGATGCATTTGTGGTTCGTTGCACGATTAATCATCGTTTGGGGATTGCCCAATCGCAAGTAGCTATGGGCTTTTTAGCGCTGCGAACAGGCGATTTTTATCAGGCCTATGGCTTGTTTCAGCAAAGTATTCATGGCTTTTTAGTGCTTGATGACCAGCGTGGATTGGCTGAAAATTTGGTCGGGTTTGGCTGTGTCGCGGCGGGGTTGCTTAAATATCAGCTTGCGCATCAATTTATGCTAGCAGCTGAAACAATTATTGTAAGCCTTAATACGATTTTTGAGCCAGAATTTCGCGATGGTCATGCTTGGTTGAAACGTCAATTAAATCAAGACTTGCCTGACCTGCTTAGTTTAAGTGAAGCAAACAATGCTAGTACTATTGAGACATTATTGAAGCTGAGTTATCGCTTGTATTAA
- a CDS encoding STM4015 family protein has translation MVFDWIGYFGDSTIANWDGQEQFESIGHPVRLHLEYDYEAKTAPQPWADYFNAWLATDEPAKTTGLVIGRWWHEQVDPGDIDTVLASISAAREQLPLLKALFVGDFTYEEWEISWITQGNYAPVLAAFPQLEYLVIRGGSNLSFGAVQHQQLKALVIQTGGLAAQVVRDVVAADFPALEHLELWLGCDYYGGDSTVADLQPILNAECFPNLEVLGLRDCEYADDLAQALVDAPILEQISYLDLSLGNLSDVGAEALFASEAIRNLYFLDLHHHYMSNELLDCWATIGLNVDVSEQETPQEDGGEEHRYAAVTE, from the coding sequence ATGGTGTTTGATTGGATCGGTTACTTCGGCGACTCGACCATTGCTAACTGGGATGGACAAGAACAATTTGAATCGATTGGGCATCCTGTGCGGCTGCATTTGGAATACGACTATGAAGCCAAAACAGCACCTCAACCATGGGCAGATTATTTTAATGCCTGGCTCGCCACTGATGAGCCAGCCAAAACCACGGGCTTGGTGATTGGCCGCTGGTGGCACGAGCAAGTTGATCCTGGCGATATTGATACGGTTTTAGCCAGCATCAGCGCTGCGCGTGAACAGTTGCCCTTGCTCAAAGCCTTGTTCGTTGGCGACTTTACCTACGAAGAATGGGAAATTTCATGGATTACCCAAGGCAATTATGCCCCAGTTTTGGCAGCCTTCCCACAACTTGAATATTTGGTGATTCGCGGTGGCTCAAACCTCAGTTTTGGCGCAGTTCAGCATCAACAGCTCAAGGCCTTGGTGATTCAGACTGGCGGTTTGGCAGCGCAAGTTGTGCGCGATGTTGTTGCTGCTGATTTTCCAGCACTTGAACATTTGGAGCTATGGCTGGGCTGCGATTACTATGGCGGCGATTCGACGGTGGCCGATTTACAACCAATCTTGAATGCTGAATGTTTTCCAAATTTAGAAGTTTTGGGCTTGCGCGATTGTGAATATGCCGATGATCTAGCTCAAGCACTGGTCGATGCCCCGATTCTTGAGCAGATTAGCTATCTCGACCTTTCGCTGGGCAACTTGAGCGACGTGGGAGCCGAAGCCTTATTCGCCAGTGAAGCTATTCGCAATCTGTATTTTCTTGATTTGCATCATCACTATATGAGCAATGAACTGCTTGATTGTTGGGCGACGATTGGGCTGAATGTCGATGTGAGTGAGCAAGAAACCCCCCAAGAAGATGGGGGCGAGGAACATCGTTATGCTGCGGTGACCGAATAA
- a CDS encoding AAA family ATPase, translating into MMTTPNTQVLHEAANQRESARLVQLRLTGFVGRQSEQAAIRELIDQTRPSGGYVLVTGEAGAGKSSLLAQLIVNAGLDQTPQHFIALTPGRAYQLDVLRSIVAQLLLKHDLASNYFPADSYPALRLEFGQLLQTLAARGISETIYLDGLDQLQPEVDGTRDISFLPLQLPLGIVIVLGSRPNETIDSLALEHGVVYQVPPLHEQDAIGRWQQVQPTLEPALWHGLAQAVRGNALLVELAANVLRHTTSAELLPLLDYASADATNLFRLSLARIEQAAPRHWQALIRPLLAVLLITQEPLEPAVLAGILEQSVDAIAEALPLMSDWVSVAADQRVALRHLLFHDFLIDHEFAAAERRAWHGRMAQWGGTQLDQIWQDSAEFVEQARRWYARQHYITHLDCAEQWEALWQVIDAGDYGEHKVRFEPSTRLYGLDLDRARESVIAAGQSIEQQLELLPRLWRYSLLRTSLTAHADQWHDNVFVILAAVGRLSEALAQIDICSDQARQVLLWSRVIQYAEPELGLKILQRMEQTARSIHNPIMRDDRLHYVAMAYADQGLLTFAYPITLTLTSDIGRDKTLAYLIDIAIKQRDFDQAWIMVGQIQTAKYRIKSAMVLAQALMLIGEFTKAQQLLIEALPFAQAEHVVEIKSVLATIAWRLGNYRQSRALLAYARALSKRLTDDVQPVAVLAVIRGYSDRAGSQRQGGKIKAAVLAVIRGYLDRGNLAKAQSLHPMIRKDDSRIELVRIYLKWNEIAIAAELTTTITDEFYRDRAYAALAAWYCKYADFAKAEQAIELITGDEKKRESLCLLATSYAQNLQIKQTLVVLQRALATIEHRHYSAKSLLQIGDTYARQHLHDHAWGIFAEALAKITTIDKQHLFHEQMSEFLWLTEHVKRYGYEDLCERVVQTALLIGQRATFEYSLLFEKATIYFNHGEINLVRQMVDASTEPQLAVQLLQMLLRQAIEQQNHSQAQTYVLEALTHARKIENPRSRLIRLCELGDTVLASEFQAQGQLMSAEASQLVPLLQTEIDQEIAIPILIKSYAAYAMLADALKLAQSIIILGFKDYNLRTISRICADNGEIEQAYATLNLSRSRPEVYARNLCEIIVKGHSHGFAMLVTGYYAEIIELLRIITDRISVLECLKDLAIAQINYGSNQYLPSLLDSIRTMRHPALPVDWYVKVLCEIARAYIKQANYPDFADWLAYAHSIAQSRPNVTAYHYVAMEYIQHATDSDTDIFLADMLGLADGIEPSSYANALFTVLANSCTAYAVRGHPDFLGKAYQFAMAISVPFQRAQVLRIVANGYAQVDDRVMVETIIAEISRLCPNYLSIDAIALNYAQRGDLAFAQTLIANDEVSEKRDAVLDYLIPALLQTDAVVAAYQISHGFTRLTKRIKSLHQIINYYVERQHIAESVQIIQAAWRNCGASADVWELRKIVLPLDSTQPWLGMALLDSVPWVEQQLARLQ; encoded by the coding sequence ATGATGACGACCCCAAACACTCAGGTTTTACATGAAGCCGCTAACCAGCGTGAAAGTGCTCGTTTGGTGCAGTTGCGGCTCACAGGCTTCGTTGGCCGTCAATCCGAACAAGCCGCGATTCGTGAATTAATCGACCAAACCCGCCCAAGCGGTGGCTACGTGTTGGTCACGGGTGAGGCTGGGGCGGGCAAAAGTAGCCTGCTCGCCCAACTAATTGTGAATGCTGGGCTAGACCAAACCCCGCAGCATTTTATTGCGCTGACTCCAGGCCGTGCCTATCAACTCGACGTGCTGCGCAGTATCGTTGCCCAACTGCTACTCAAACATGATCTGGCGAGCAACTATTTTCCTGCCGATAGCTACCCCGCTTTGCGCCTCGAATTTGGCCAGTTGCTACAAACGCTCGCGGCGCGTGGTATCAGCGAAACGATCTATCTCGATGGCTTGGATCAATTGCAGCCCGAGGTGGATGGAACCCGCGATATTAGCTTTTTGCCCTTGCAACTGCCTCTTGGCATCGTGATAGTGCTTGGCTCGCGGCCCAACGAGACGATCGATAGTTTAGCACTTGAGCATGGGGTTGTTTATCAGGTTCCACCGTTGCACGAACAGGATGCGATTGGGCGTTGGCAGCAGGTGCAGCCGACGTTGGAGCCAGCGTTGTGGCACGGTTTAGCGCAAGCAGTCAGGGGCAATGCCTTGTTGGTCGAACTGGCGGCCAATGTGCTGCGCCACACCACATCAGCAGAATTACTGCCATTGCTCGACTATGCCAGTGCTGACGCAACCAATCTCTTTCGGCTGAGCCTTGCACGGATCGAACAAGCAGCGCCGCGCCACTGGCAAGCGCTGATTCGCCCGCTATTGGCGGTGTTGTTGATAACCCAAGAACCGCTTGAGCCAGCAGTGCTTGCGGGGATTCTCGAACAATCAGTTGACGCGATTGCCGAAGCGCTGCCCCTGATGAGTGATTGGGTCAGTGTTGCCGCTGATCAGCGCGTAGCCCTACGCCATTTGTTGTTTCACGATTTTCTGATCGACCACGAATTTGCGGCAGCGGAACGCCGTGCGTGGCATGGACGGATGGCGCAGTGGGGTGGTACGCAGCTTGACCAGATCTGGCAGGATAGTGCTGAATTCGTCGAACAGGCACGGCGCTGGTATGCGCGGCAGCATTACATCACCCATTTGGATTGCGCGGAACAGTGGGAAGCCTTGTGGCAGGTGATCGATGCCGGTGATTATGGCGAGCACAAAGTGCGCTTTGAACCAAGCACCCGCTTGTATGGCTTGGATTTGGATCGTGCTCGCGAGAGCGTAATTGCCGCTGGCCAGAGCATCGAACAGCAGCTTGAATTGTTGCCGCGCTTGTGGCGCTATAGCCTGCTGCGCACCAGCCTCACGGCCCATGCTGATCAATGGCATGATAATGTATTTGTGATTTTGGCAGCCGTTGGCCGTTTATCCGAAGCGTTGGCCCAAATTGATATTTGTTCAGATCAAGCACGTCAAGTGCTGTTATGGTCGCGAGTCATTCAGTATGCTGAACCTGAGCTAGGCTTGAAAATCCTCCAACGTATGGAGCAAACGGCGCGTAGTATCCACAATCCCATCATGCGTGATGATCGGTTGCATTACGTTGCAATGGCTTATGCTGACCAGGGCTTGCTCACTTTTGCATATCCGATCACATTAACATTGACATCGGATATCGGTCGTGATAAAACCCTTGCCTATTTGATCGACATTGCCATCAAACAGCGTGATTTTGATCAGGCTTGGATTATGGTTGGTCAGATTCAAACAGCAAAATATCGCATTAAAAGTGCCATGGTATTGGCGCAAGCACTTATGTTGATTGGAGAATTTACTAAGGCCCAGCAACTGTTAATCGAAGCATTACCATTTGCTCAGGCTGAGCATGTGGTCGAAATTAAGAGTGTGCTTGCAACGATTGCTTGGCGGCTTGGCAATTATCGCCAGTCCCGTGCGCTCTTGGCCTACGCTCGAGCCTTGAGCAAACGCTTAACTGATGATGTTCAACCCGTAGCTGTATTGGCCGTGATCCGTGGCTACTCCGATCGAGCTGGCTCCCAACGGCAAGGCGGAAAAATCAAGGCGGCTGTATTGGCCGTGATCCGTGGCTACCTCGATCGAGGGAATCTGGCCAAAGCTCAAAGCTTGCATCCGATGATTCGAAAGGATGACTCTCGGATTGAACTTGTTCGTATCTATCTCAAATGGAATGAGATCGCAATTGCAGCCGAGTTGACCACGACGATTACCGATGAGTTTTACCGCGATCGGGCATATGCTGCGTTAGCTGCTTGGTATTGTAAATATGCTGATTTTGCCAAGGCTGAGCAAGCGATTGAGTTGATTACTGGGGATGAAAAAAAGAGAGAAAGTCTGTGTCTCCTAGCGACCAGTTATGCGCAAAATTTGCAAATTAAGCAGACGCTGGTGGTGCTGCAACGTGCGCTCGCAACCATTGAGCACCGCCATTATTCGGCAAAAAGCTTGCTCCAAATTGGTGATACCTATGCTCGTCAGCACTTGCATGATCACGCTTGGGGTATTTTTGCTGAAGCACTGGCTAAAATTACAACGATTGATAAGCAGCATCTTTTCCATGAACAAATGTCGGAGTTCCTGTGGCTGACCGAACATGTTAAGCGCTATGGCTATGAAGATCTCTGTGAGCGGGTTGTTCAAACCGCCTTATTAATTGGTCAGCGAGCAACCTTTGAATATTCATTGTTGTTCGAGAAGGCTACGATCTACTTTAATCATGGTGAGATTAACCTTGTTCGTCAGATGGTTGATGCTAGTACCGAGCCGCAGCTAGCGGTCCAACTGTTACAAATGCTCTTAAGGCAAGCAATTGAGCAACAGAATCATTCACAAGCTCAAACCTATGTGCTTGAAGCATTAACCCATGCGCGAAAGATTGAAAACCCGCGCTCTCGACTGATACGTTTATGTGAGCTTGGGGATACCGTTTTGGCGAGTGAATTTCAAGCCCAAGGGCAGCTTATGAGCGCTGAGGCGAGTCAACTCGTACCATTGCTCCAAACTGAAATAGATCAAGAAATTGCCATTCCTATATTAATTAAGAGCTATGCTGCCTATGCCATGTTGGCTGATGCCCTCAAGTTGGCTCAATCAATTATTATTCTTGGATTTAAGGATTATAACCTTAGAACAATAAGTCGCATCTGTGCTGATAATGGTGAGATTGAGCAAGCCTATGCGACGCTTAACTTGAGCCGATCCCGACCTGAGGTGTATGCACGGAATTTGTGCGAGATTATAGTCAAGGGGCATTCGCATGGTTTTGCGATGCTGGTAACAGGTTATTATGCTGAAATAATTGAGCTATTGAGGATAATCACTGATCGAATTAGTGTGCTTGAATGTCTAAAAGATTTGGCGATTGCTCAGATTAACTATGGTTCTAATCAGTATCTTCCCAGCCTATTGGATTCCATCCGTACTATGCGGCATCCAGCTTTGCCCGTAGATTGGTATGTGAAAGTGCTTTGTGAAATTGCTAGAGCCTATATCAAACAAGCCAATTACCCAGATTTTGCCGATTGGTTAGCATATGCCCATTCCATTGCCCAATCTCGACCAAACGTTACTGCCTATCATTATGTTGCGATGGAATATATTCAGCATGCTACCGATTCAGATACTGACATATTTTTGGCTGATATGCTTGGTTTAGCCGATGGTATTGAACCAAGCAGTTATGCAAATGCGCTATTTACTGTATTAGCCAATAGCTGTACGGCCTATGCGGTGCGTGGGCATCCAGATTTTTTGGGCAAAGCCTATCAGTTTGCTATGGCTATTTCAGTGCCGTTCCAGCGTGCCCAAGTCCTAAGAATCGTTGCCAATGGCTATGCTCAAGTTGATGACCGCGTGATGGTAGAAACGATTATTGCTGAAATAAGTCGGCTTTGTCCTAATTACTTAAGTATTGATGCTATCGCTTTGAACTATGCGCAACGAGGCGATTTGGCTTTTGCTCAAACGCTGATTGCCAATGATGAAGTATCAGAAAAAAGAGATGCTGTCTTGGATTATCTGATTCCAGCATTGCTGCAAACCGATGCTGTCGTTGCTGCATATCAAATCTCGCATGGGTTTACTAGGCTGACGAAACGGATTAAGTCCTTGCACCAAATCATTAACTACTACGTTGAGCGCCAGCACATTGCCGAAAGTGTGCAGATTATTCAAGCCGCATGGCGTAATTGTGGTGCTTCTGCTGATGTATGGGAACTGCGGAAAATCGTCTTGCCGCTTGATTCAACCCAGCCATGGCTTGGCATGGCCTTGCTCGATAGCGTACCATGGGTTGAGCAGCAATTAGCCCGATTGCAGTAA